The sequence below is a genomic window from Kitasatospora kifunensis.
ACCACGCCCTGCACGCCGCGCCCCGGCAGGTTCTCGAAGCCGTCGACGGCGGGCAGCGGGCCCAGTTCGGCGGCGGCCGCGGCTGCGATGGCCCGGGCGATCGGGTGCTCGGAGGCGTGCTCCAGGGCGCCGGCCAGGCGCAGCGCCTGCTCCCGGGAGACGCCGTCGGCGGTGTGCACCTCGGTCAGCGCCATCGCCCCGGTGGTGACGGTGCCGGTCTTGTCCAGCACGATGGTGTCCACCCGTCGGGTGGTCTCCAGCACCTCGGGGCCCTTGATCAGGATGCCCAGTTGGGCGCCGCGCCCGGTGCCGACCAGCAGGGCGGTGGGTGTGGCCAGGCCCAGCGCGCAGGGGCAGGCGATTATCAGCACGGCGACGGCCGCGGTGAACGCCTCGGTGGCGCTGCCGGTCGCCAGCAGCCAGCCGCCCAGGGTGCCCAGCGCGATCAGGATCACCACCGGGACGAAGACCGCGGAGATCTTGTCGGCCAGCCGCTGGGCGGCGGCCTTGCCGTTCTGTGCCTGCTCGACGAGCTCGGCCATCCGGGCGAGCTGGGTGTCCGCGCCGATCCGGCGGGCCTCCACCACCAGGCGCCCGCCGGCGTTGACGGTGGCGCCGGTGACCCGGCCGCCGACCGCGACCTCGATCGGGACGGACTCACCGGTCAGCATCGAGGCGTCGACGGCGGAGGTGCCCTCGACCACCACGCCGTCCGTGGCGATCTTCTCGCCGGGGCGGACCACGAAGCGGGTGCCGACGGTCAGTTCGGCCACCGGCAGGCGCAGCTCGCGGCCCTCGCGGAGCACCGTCACGTCCTTGGCCCCGAGGTCGAGCAGAGCGTGCAGCGCGGCGCCGGCCCGGCGCTTGGAGCGGGCCTCCAGCCAGCGGCCGAGCAGGATCAGGGTGGTGACGGCGGCGGCGGTCTCCAGGTAGAGGGCGGAGCCGGCGGCGCCGCGGGCTATGGACAGGGTGAACTCGTGCTTCATCCCCGGGTGTCCCGCCTCGCCCAGGAACAGCGCCCAGGTCGACCAGCCGAAGGCGGCCAGGGTGCCGAGGGAGACCAGGGTGTCCATGGTGGCCGCGCCGTGGCGCAGGTTGGTCCAGGCGGCCTGGTGGAAGGGCCGGCCGCCGTAGGCCACCACCGGGCCGGTGAGCGCGAAGGCCAGCCACTGCCAGTTGGTGAACTGCAGTGCCGGGACCATGGAGAGCAGGATCACCGGCAGCGTCAGCACGGCGCTGAGCAGCAGCCGGTCGCGCTGGGGGTCGCCGCCCTGCGTGGCAGGGGCGGCGGTGGTCGCGGTCGCGGGCGTGCTCGGGGCGGGCGGCGGCGCGGGCAGCTCGGCGGTGTAGCCGGTGCGCTCGACGGTGGCGATCAGGTCGGCGACGCTGACGCCGGGGCCGAAGTCGACCCGGGCCTTCTCGGTGGCGAAGTTCACCGTGGCCTCGACGCCGTCCATCCGGTTGAGCTTCTTCTCGACCCTGGCCGCGCAGGAGGCACAGGTCATGCCGCCGATCGCGAGCTCGACGCGGTCGCTTATGCCAGTGGGTGCGGACGTTGCGGTGCTCATCGTGCGGCTCCTTCGGGGCTGCGGGAGAGGGCTGCGGGAGAGGCCTGCGGGAGAGAAGGGGGTGGGGGCGACGCCGGAGCGGACCTCGCCCCCCGCGGGCGCCCTGTGACCAGCCGGCCTCAGGCCGCCGGGCCGACCAGCTCGTAGCCCGCCTCGTCGACGGCGGCGCGCACGTCGGCCACGTCCAGCGGGTGCTCGGAGGAGACGGTGACGGTGCCGGCCTTGGCGTCGGCGGCCACCTCGGTGACGCCCTGCAGGGCGGAGAGCTCCGCGCTGACCGACTTCTCGCAGTGGCCGCAGCTCATGCCGGTGACGGTGTAGGTGACGGTGCTGGACATCGCAGCCTCCAGATGGGTGAAAGGGCGCCCGGCAGGCGCCGCCGTACTGTCGAGAACACGATACCCCCGAGGGGTATTCCGTGGAGAGGGTGGATCGGTGACGCGGTGAGATGGTCGTCACGGTCCGACGACCGACAGTAGTCGCACCAGCACCACGCGTCGCTTTTCGCCGCTCCTGGTGACCCGGAATGGCGGCGGGCCGACCGTGCGGGCCACCCGCCGATCGAGGGAGGCGCGGGTGGGCATCCGGGCTGAATGTCCGTAATGTTCGGCGGGTGCTCCGCTTCCGTCGCCCCAGCCCCCTGCTGGCCCCCGACCTCCGGGGGCTGCCCAGGGCGCGCCGCCGGACCGCACTGGCCGCCGTCGACCTGCGGGACCTGTCCTGGCGGCGCCGGGCCACCCCGGCCGTGCTGGCCATCCTCGGGGTCTGCATCGCGGACCTCTCCACCGGGCGGGAGCGCTACCTGGCCCCGCTGATGACCGTGGTGCCCTCGATCGCCGCGCTCACCCTGTCGGCGATCGGGGTGCTCGGGGTCTGCACCGTGGGCCTGGCGGCGCTGATCGGGCTCAACCGCTACGACCAGGTCACCGCCGTGCACGACCAGCGCTTCCTGTTCGGCTCGATGATCACCTATGCCGCGCTGACCCTGTTCAGCGCCTATGTCGCCGAGATCCGGATGCGCCGGGCGGCGGCCTTCGCCGCCGTCAGCTCGGTGGCCGAGGCCGCCCAGCGCGCCCTGCTGCACCGGCCGGGGCCCGAGGTCGGCCCGCTGCGGCTCGCGGTGCGCTACGCCTCCGCTGCCGACGAGGCCCGGATCGGCGGCGACCTCTACTCGGTGCTCGACACTCCGCACGGCACCCGGGCGGTGGTCGGCGATGTGCGCGGCAAGGGCCTGGACGCGGTGCAGACGGCCGCCGTGGTGCTCGGCGCGTTCCGGGAGGCCGCCTACGACGAGCCGAGCCTGCGCCAGGTGGCCGCCCGGATCGAGGCGAGCGTCGAACGGCACGCACCGGACGGCGAGTTCACCACCGCGCTCTTCGTCGAGGTACGCGGCAGCGGGGCGATGGAGCTGCTGCAGTACGGGCACGTGCCGCCGCTGTGGGTGGGCCTGGACGGTTCGGTGACGGTGCTGGAGGCGCCGGACCCGTGGGTGCCGCTCGGGCTCGGGCGCCTGGCACCCGGGCAGCCGCAGAGCTGGGACCAGCGGTTCGCCGCCGGGGACGTGCTGGTGCTCTGCACCGACGGCGTGGTGGAGGCCAGGCGCAAGGGGAGCGGGGAGTTCTATCCGCTGGACCAGCGGGTCGGTGGGCTGGTGGCGGGGGCCGGCGGCTCGGTGGCCGAGCTGGACGACGCGGTCGGGCGGCTCTACGCCGACCTGCTCGCACACACCGGCGGCGAGCTCAACGACGACGCGCTGCTGCTGTTGGTCAGCCGGACTGACTGACCAGCAGCAGCGACAGCGGGCGTCGGTCAGGCGGTGACGGCCTCGGCCAGGGCGCGGAAGAGCAGCGCGGTGGAGGTGGCGCCCGGGTCCTGGTGGCCCACACTGCGCGGGCCCAGATAGGAGGCGCGGCCCTTGCGGGCCTGCAACGGGATGGTGGCCCGGGCGCCCGCCTCGGCGGCCTCGGCCGCCAGTGCGCTCGCCTCGCGCAGCGTGAAGCCGTCGAAGGCGGCACGCTCCAGCGCGGCCACGGCCGGCTCGAAGGCGTCGATCATGGTCTTGTCGCCGACCGCGGCGCCGCCCAGCTTCTGCACCGCCCCCAGCCCGGCGCGCAGCGCCTCGGCCAGCGCGGTCAGGTCCGCGGTGGGCGCCGGCAGCGCCGCCCCGGCGACGCGCAGCGCGCTGCCGTACAGCGGTCCGGAGGCGCCGCCGACCTTGGAGATCAGCGTGCTGCCGGCCTTGCCCAGCACGGTGCCGGGCGTGGCGTCGGCATCCAGTGCGTCCACGGCGGCGACCACGGCGGCGAAGCCGCGCCGCAGGTTGCTGCCGTGGTCGCCGTCGCCGATCGCGGCGTCCAGGGCGGTGAGTTCCTCGTGCTGCCGCTCGACGGCGGCGGCTGCGGTGCGCAGCCAGGCGAGCGCCAGCTCGCGGTCCAGGTCGTTGCGCATGACGGGCTTCCTAGGAGGCTTCGGGAGTGAGCGGGCGCACCCGCCAAGGGTCGATGACGGCCGGTCAGCCGCGCCGCAGGGCCGCGGTGTGCACGGGGGCGTCCCACAGCTCCAGGAGTTCGGGGTCGGCCTTGGTCAGGGTGAGGGAGAAGCCGGCCATGTCCAGACTGGTGACGTAGTTGCCGACCAGGTTGCGGGCGATGGTCAGGCCACGCTCGGCCAGCCGGGCGGCCACCTCGCCGTAGACGATGTACAGCTCCAGGAGCGGAGTCGCACCGAGGCCGTTGACCAGGGCGATCACCTCGTCACCGGCGCTCAGGGTGTGGTCGGCGAGGATGGTGTCCACCACCTCGGCGACCAGCTCGCGCGCCGGGCGAAGCGGTGCGCGGCGGCGGCCCGGCTCGCCGTGGATGCCGACGCCGACCTCGATCTCGTCCTCGGGCAGGTCGAAGCCGGGGCGCCCGGCGGCCGGCACTGTGGCGGCGGTCAGCGCCACCGCGAAGGAGCGGGAGGCGGCCACCGCGCGCTCGCCCACCGAGGCCACCTCGGCAGCCTTCGCCCCGCGCTCGGCCAGCGCGCCGGCCACCTTCTCGACCACGACGGTGGCGCCGGTGCCGCGCCGCCCGGCGGTGAAGGTGGAGTCCTCGACCGCGACGTCGTCGTTGACCAGCACGGTGCGGACCTCGATGCCCTCCTCGGCGGCCAGTTCGGCGGCGAGCGAGAAGTTCATGACGTCGCCGGTGTAGTTCTTCACCACGAAGACCACCCCGGCGCCGCCGTCGGTGGCTCGCACGGCGGCCAGCAGCTGGTCGGGCACCGGGGAGGTGAACACCTCGCCCGGGCAGGCCGCGTCCAGCATGCCGGGGCCGACGAAGCCGCCGTGCAGTGGCTCGTGGCCCGAGCCGCCGCCGGAGATCAGCGTGACCTTGCCGGGCCGCGGCGCGTCCGCCCGGTGGATCACCCGGTTCTCCCGATCCACCGTCAACTCCGGGTGGGCAGCGGCGATTCCGGCCAAGGCGTCGTCGAGCACGGACTCGGGGGTGTTGATCAGCTTCTTCATCGGCGTCTCCGGTGGGGGTGGTTGGACCGGCTCGATGCCGAACCTACGCCACCTGGGGGAGCTTCCTCAGACGTTCGCCAGCACGTGGCGTGGCGAATTGTCAGACAGGCCCTAGGCTCGGGCGCCATGAGGACTTCGGTGGGAATCGTCCTGGTGTCGCACAGCCCGCTGCTCGGCGCGGGGGTGCGCGAGCTGGTCGAGCAACTGGGCGGCGGCGCGGTCGCGGTGGCGGTCGCGGCCGGGACCGAGGACGGCGGGATCGGGACCAGCTACGAGCTGATCGCCGAGGGCGTGCGGC
It includes:
- a CDS encoding heavy metal translocating P-type ATPase, which gives rise to MSTATSAPTGISDRVELAIGGMTCASCAARVEKKLNRMDGVEATVNFATEKARVDFGPGVSVADLIATVERTGYTAELPAPPPAPSTPATATTAAPATQGGDPQRDRLLLSAVLTLPVILLSMVPALQFTNWQWLAFALTGPVVAYGGRPFHQAAWTNLRHGAATMDTLVSLGTLAAFGWSTWALFLGEAGHPGMKHEFTLSIARGAAGSALYLETAAAVTTLILLGRWLEARSKRRAGAALHALLDLGAKDVTVLREGRELRLPVAELTVGTRFVVRPGEKIATDGVVVEGTSAVDASMLTGESVPIEVAVGGRVTGATVNAGGRLVVEARRIGADTQLARMAELVEQAQNGKAAAQRLADKISAVFVPVVILIALGTLGGWLLATGSATEAFTAAVAVLIIACPCALGLATPTALLVGTGRGAQLGILIKGPEVLETTRRVDTIVLDKTGTVTTGAMALTEVHTADGVSREQALRLAGALEHASEHPIARAIAAAAAAELGPLPAVDGFENLPGRGVQGVVDGHAVLAGRQSLLADWAQPLTPELAAAKAAAEASGRSAIAVGWDGAARAVLVVCDTVKPTSAAAVRELRELGLRPVLLTGDHAAVAQAVAAEVGIEPADVIAEVLPEDKVAVVKRLQGEGHSVAMVGDGVNDAAALAQADLGLAMGTGTDAAIEAGDLTLVRGDLRVAADAIRLSRRTLGTIKGNLFWAFAYNVAALPLAAAGLLNPVVAGATMAFSSVFVVSNSLRLRRFGA
- a CDS encoding heavy-metal-associated domain-containing protein, which gives rise to MSSTVTYTVTGMSCGHCEKSVSAELSALQGVTEVAADAKAGTVTVSSEHPLDVADVRAAVDEAGYELVGPAA
- a CDS encoding PP2C family protein-serine/threonine phosphatase gives rise to the protein MLRFRRPSPLLAPDLRGLPRARRRTALAAVDLRDLSWRRRATPAVLAILGVCIADLSTGRERYLAPLMTVVPSIAALTLSAIGVLGVCTVGLAALIGLNRYDQVTAVHDQRFLFGSMITYAALTLFSAYVAEIRMRRAAAFAAVSSVAEAAQRALLHRPGPEVGPLRLAVRYASAADEARIGGDLYSVLDTPHGTRAVVGDVRGKGLDAVQTAAVVLGAFREAAYDEPSLRQVAARIEASVERHAPDGEFTTALFVEVRGSGAMELLQYGHVPPLWVGLDGSVTVLEAPDPWVPLGLGRLAPGQPQSWDQRFAAGDVLVLCTDGVVEARRKGSGEFYPLDQRVGGLVAGAGGSVAELDDAVGRLYADLLAHTGGELNDDALLLLVSRTD
- the dhaL gene encoding dihydroxyacetone kinase subunit DhaL, whose translation is MRNDLDRELALAWLRTAAAAVERQHEELTALDAAIGDGDHGSNLRRGFAAVVAAVDALDADATPGTVLGKAGSTLISKVGGASGPLYGSALRVAGAALPAPTADLTALAEALRAGLGAVQKLGGAAVGDKTMIDAFEPAVAALERAAFDGFTLREASALAAEAAEAGARATIPLQARKGRASYLGPRSVGHQDPGATSTALLFRALAEAVTA
- the dhaK gene encoding dihydroxyacetone kinase subunit DhaK, translated to MKKLINTPESVLDDALAGIAAAHPELTVDRENRVIHRADAPRPGKVTLISGGGSGHEPLHGGFVGPGMLDAACPGEVFTSPVPDQLLAAVRATDGGAGVVFVVKNYTGDVMNFSLAAELAAEEGIEVRTVLVNDDVAVEDSTFTAGRRGTGATVVVEKVAGALAERGAKAAEVASVGERAVAASRSFAVALTAATVPAAGRPGFDLPEDEIEVGVGIHGEPGRRRAPLRPARELVAEVVDTILADHTLSAGDEVIALVNGLGATPLLELYIVYGEVAARLAERGLTIARNLVGNYVTSLDMAGFSLTLTKADPELLELWDAPVHTAALRRG